GGCAATTTCAAGTGCTTCATTACGTGTTTTCAATCCTAATTGATCGCCATTTTGATCGATAACTCGTATTTCGCGTGCTCTAATGCCGTCGTTCACATACATGTCTTTGCTAATAACAATCCACCTCCAAATAGTGTCGCGAATACATGGTTTGGGCATAAATTCCGTAGAAACGAATTACTTACGCCGTTTTCGATCAAATAAAAAAACGAGCAGACATAAGATGTATGTCTGCCCGCCGATATGTTAACATGTAGCAACCTACATATTACAGTCGATCGTGTGCTTACCAGTCAACAACTTGCTGTGTCGAACAGGTGAGAAGCGGGCAGCCTCTTCTTATACCACAAACTTGTATTCAATAACCTTTATAAATATATCACGTTGTAAATAGCATGTCAACAGTAAAATTAATGTGAAACTTCTTCTTGAATTCTAGTTAAGAATTCATCAAACGGGATACTTTCAGAGTTCTGTTCTCCGTATTTACGTACGTTTACATTCCCCGCTTCTAATTCTTTATCTCCCAGAACAAGCATATAAGGAATTTTGTGCATTTGTGCTTCGCGAATTTTATAACCAAGTTTCTCTTCCCGGTCATCCATTTCCACACGTAGACCAACAGCCACTAATTGCTCCTCAATTTGTTTTGCATATTCAAAGTGCACTTCATTTGAGACAGGGATAATTTCTACTTGCACTGGTGCTAACCAAGTTGGGAATGCACCTTTGTATTCTTCGATTAAGAATGCAACAAAACGTTCCATTGTAGAAACTACACCACGGTGAATTACGACCGGACGATGTGGCTTTCCATCTTCTCCAACGTAAGTTAAATCAAAACGTTCCGGTAATAAGAAGTCAAGTTGCACAGTTGACAATGTTTCTTCTTTACCAATCGCTGTTTTTACTTGAACATCTAATTTAGGACCGTAGAATGCAGCTTCACCTTCCGCTTCGAAGTAATCTAAACCTAGCTCATCCATCGCTTCTTTTAACATGCTTTGTGCTTTTTCCCACATTGCATCGTCGTCAAAGTATTTTTCTTTATCCGCTGGATCACGGTAAGACAGACGGAAAGAATAGTCTTTTAAATCAAAGTCTTTATAAACAGAGATGATTAACTCTACTACTTTTTGGAATTCAACCTTAATTTGGTCAGGACGTACGAAAAGGTGAGCATCATTTAATGTCATTCCACGCACACGTTGTAAACCTGAAACTGCTCCTGACATTTCATAACGGTGCATTGTACCTAACTCTGCGATACGAAGTGGCAGATTTCGGTAAGAATGCATCCCATTTTTGAATATCATCATATGGTGCGGACAGTTCATTGGACGTAATACTAATGTTTCGTTATCCATTTCCATCGGAGGGAACATGGAATCTTGGTAGTGTTCCCAATGACCTGATGTTTCATATAATTCTTTAGAACCTAACACTGGCGTGTAAACATGCTTGTAACCCAGCTTTAACTCTTTATCTACAAT
The nucleotide sequence above comes from Psychrobacillus glaciei. Encoded proteins:
- the thrS gene encoding threonine--tRNA ligase, coding for MTEVIKLKFPDGAVKEFPMSTSTEEIAQSISPGLRKKALAGKLSGQLIDLKTPITKDGDIAIITPESDEALEILRHSSAHLLAQAVKRLFKDVKLGIGPVIENGFYYDIDSPNPITADDLVLIEKEMKKIINENIEIVRHDVSREVAFAKFKEDEYKVELLGAIPEGEQVSIYEQGDFFDLCRGVHVPSTGKLKEFKLLSIAGAYWRGNSDNKMLQRIYGTAFFKKEELAHHLQMLEEAKERDHRKIGKELDLFMNSQKVGQGLPLWLPNGATIRRVIERYIVDKELKLGYKHVYTPVLGSKELYETSGHWEHYQDSMFPPMEMDNETLVLRPMNCPHHMMIFKNGMHSYRNLPLRIAELGTMHRYEMSGAVSGLQRVRGMTLNDAHLFVRPDQIKVEFQKVVELIISVYKDFDLKDYSFRLSYRDPADKEKYFDDDAMWEKAQSMLKEAMDELGLDYFEAEGEAAFYGPKLDVQVKTAIGKEETLSTVQLDFLLPERFDLTYVGEDGKPHRPVVIHRGVVSTMERFVAFLIEEYKGAFPTWLAPVQVEIIPVSNEVHFEYAKQIEEQLVAVGLRVEMDDREEKLGYKIREAQMHKIPYMLVLGDKELEAGNVNVRKYGEQNSESIPFDEFLTRIQEEVSH